In Lycium ferocissimum isolate CSIRO_LF1 chromosome 11, AGI_CSIRO_Lferr_CH_V1, whole genome shotgun sequence, a single genomic region encodes these proteins:
- the LOC132036804 gene encoding uncharacterized protein LOC132036804 isoform X3 yields MILNSCPNHLLLHLYLHLQLADVAGEEFAKKLDEGHKATCPWRGNSCAESLVQFPPTPPSALIGGYKDRCDGLLQFPALPIVAASVIEHIRVSRSSEIDRLLAQSQAFGGMEPIFRLEIMSGTETNIEDVFLVYSRANKLISLCGWEPRWLPNIQDCEEHSAQSARSGYSIGPTKYHTTLQDFGHGENVLPSSKKKNYSKKETLGHRSKGESRSPLLDCSLCGATVRIWDFLTVVRPACFAPNSIDIPETSKKMALTRGVSAASGISGWVAADGVEKEQTGDLDEAATNEEGRSLSNIGVDLNLTMAGGLSSLQVNMDARPEQFQDVHKRGYPITGQPSSSELGGQAASYESRGPSSRKRNLEEGGSTVDRPLLPVQPADSVEGTVIDRDGDEVNDGSQYSAGPSKRPCQSDAFGTHHTSYGKDSSGAGPSLSLGFEIGTGAPKDDTFGRRHEQQIGMPSTRDSTHVSSVIAMDTVHSTDDSMESVENLPGDFDDVHFPSTSMLRSADPVETSELNYSNQAQQSTCPAVVRSAGEMGVSSTNDEEVVNADTATANVRDGPSFGISGGSIGMGASHEAEIHGTDASVHRADSIAGEVEAVAEITENQGQTGEFAPDPGLMGDYVPEEVDRGDPNGDSQDLTSRSVGRADSGSKIVGSAKAESVESGEKTCHMQPMLPNSPHPSLSCNAVVCSAHEASKEEVTQNNAPATDDCGFVESGYMLANATGPPIGESNYEEAVEFDPIKHHNFFCPWVNGNVAAAGCSSSGSSSSNTGAIALCGWQLTLDALDSFQSLGHVPVQTVESESAASLYKDVEKSLPQSSQTMAFVAFCPLFYNQFFMSEAKYLIQFFAG; encoded by the exons CTGATGTTGCGGGGGAAGAATTTGCAAAGAAACTTGACGAAGGGCACAAGGCCACTTGTCCTTGGAGAGGAAACAGCTGTGCAGAAAGCTTGGTCCAGTTCCCTCCTACACCACCATCAGCCTTAATTGGTGGTTACAAGGATCGATGTGATGGATTACTTCAGTTTCCCGCACTTCCAATTGTGGCTGCATCTGTTATTGAGCACATCAGGGTCTCTCGAAGTTCAGAAATTGATCGCCTTCTGGCTCAGTCACAGGCTTTTGGTGGCATGGAACCCATCTTTAGGTTAGAGATTATGTCAGGAACTGAAACCAACATAGAAGATGTCTTCCTTGTATACTCTCGT GCCAATAAGTTGATAAGCCTGTGTGGATGGGAGCCAAGATGGCTTCCAAATATTCAAGACTGTGAAGAACATTCTGCTCAATCAGCTAGGAGTGGGTACTCCATCGGTCCCACAAAATATCACACTACTCTGCAAGATTTTGGCCATGGAGAAAATGTATTGCCttcttcaaagaaaaaaaattacagtaAGAAAGAAACTTTAGGTCACAGATCAAAAGGTGAATCTAGGTCGCCTTTATTAGATTGTAGTTTGTGTGGAGCCACCGTGAGAATCTGGGACTTCCTCACTGTTGTCCGTCCTGCTTGCTTTGCTCCTAATAGCATTGATATCCCTGAAACAAGCAAGAAGATGGCATTGACACGTGGAGTGAGTGCTGCTAGTGGAATCAGTGGATGGGTTGCTGCTGATGGTGTGGAGAAGGAACAGACAGGGGACCTTGATGAAGCTGCAACAAATGAAGAGGGAAGGTCTTTGTCAAATATAGGAGTAGATCTGAATCTCACAATGGCTGGTGGATTATCCTCTTTACAGGTGAACATGGATGCGAGGCCTGAACAATTCCAAGATGTCCATAAACGAGGATATCCCATTACTGGGCAACCTTCGAGCAGTGAGCTTGGTGGTCAAGCAGCTTCATATGAATCCCGAGGCCCTAGTTCTCGCAAACGAAACTTAGAGGAAGGTGGAAGCACAGTTGACAGGCCACTATTGCCGGTACAACCGGCCGATAGTGTTGAAGGCACTGTGATAGACCGTGATGGAGATGAAGTAAATGATGGTAGTCAGTACTCGGCTGGCCCATCAAAGCGTCCATGCCAGTCTGATGCCTTCGGGACCCACCATACCTCATATGGCAAGGATTCATCAGGTGCTGGTCCTAGCCTGTCACTTGGTTTTGAGATTGGTACAGGTGCTCCCAAAGATGATACCTTTGGCAGAAGACACGAACAGCAAATTGGTATGCCCTCTACTCGAGACTCAACACATGTTTCATCTGTCATTGCAATGGACACTGTTCACAGTACAGATGATTCAATGGAAAGTGTTGAGAATCTTCCCGGAGACTTTGATGATGTTCATTTCCCGTCTACATCTATGTTAAGAAGTGCAGATCCAGTGGAAACTTCAGAATTGAACTACAGTAATCAAGCACAACAGAGTACTTGCCCGGCTGTGGTCAGGAGTGCTGGTGAAATGGGTGTTAGTAGCACAAATGATGAAGAAGTTGTGAATGCTGATACTGCCACTGCCAATGTGAGGGATGGCCCTAGCTTCGGGATCAGTGGAGGAAGTATTGGAATGGGTGCTAGTCATGAAGCTGAAATCCATGGGACAGATGCTTCTGTGCACAGAGCAGATAGTATCGCTGGTGAGGTAGAAGCAGTTGCTGAAATTACTGAAAATCAGGGGCAAACAGGTGAATTTGCTCCAGATCCCGGGCTAATGGGTGACTATGTCCCTGAAGAAGTGGACCGTGGAGATCCTAATGGTGATAGTCAAGATCTGACATCTCGTTCAGTGGGAAGGGCTGATAGTGGCTCAAAAATTGTTGGCTCAGCCAAAGCAGAATCCGTTGAAAGCGGTGAAAAGACTTGTCACATGCAACCTATGCTCCCGAATAGTCCACACCCTTCTCTTTCTTGCAATGCTGTTGTATGTTCTGCCCATGAAGCATCCAAAGAAGAAGTTACCCAAAATAACGCACCAGCTACTGATGATTGTGGATTCGTCGAGTCAGGCTATATGCTTGCGAACGCGACAG GGCCTCCTATTGGAGAAAGCAACTATGAAGAAGCCGTTGAATTTGATCCAATTAAGCATCATAATTTTTTCTGTCCTTGGGTAAATGGAAATGTTGCTGCTGCTGGCTGCAGTAGTAGTGGCAGTTCCTCTTCCAACACTGGTGCTATTGCTCTCTGTGGGTGGCAGCTGACATTAGATGCTTTGGATTCTTTCCAGTCACTTGGACATGTTCCAGTCCAAACTGTTGAATCTGAATCAGCTGCATCTCTTTACAAG GATGTGGAAAAATCTCTTCCGCAGTCCTCCCAGACCATGGCGTTTGTTGCCTTTTGCCCATTGTTTTACAATCAATTCTTTATGTCTGAGGCCAAGTATCTGATACAATTTTTCGCAGGATGA
- the LOC132037378 gene encoding transmembrane 9 superfamily member 12 translates to MASPLISTRKYWGFFIYVVLVCHASNGFYLPGSYMHTYSPSDEIFVKVNSLTSIETELPFSYYSLPYCKPPGGVKKSAENLGELLMGDQIDNSPYRFRMNVNESIYLCTTSPLNEHEVKLLKQRTRDLYQVNMILDNLPALRYANQNGLKIQWTGFPVGYSPQNSNDDYIINHLKFRVLIHEYEGAGVQIIGTGEEGMGVISETDKSKASGFEIVGFEVVPCSVKYEPEKMIKLHMYDNTSSINCPLDLEKSQIIREQERVSFTYEVEFIKSDIRWPSRWDAYLKMDGARVHWFSILNSLMVIFFLAGIVFVIFLRTVRRDLTKYEELDKEAQAQMNEELSGWKLVVGDVFREPNHSKLLCVMIGDGVQITGMAVVTIVFAAFGFMSPASRGMLLTGMILLYLFLGIAAGYVSVRAWRTIKGTSEGWRSVSWSTACFFPGIVFVILTVLNFILWGSRSTGALPISLYFILISLWFCISVPLTLLGGYLGTRAEPISYPVRTNQIPREIPARKYPSWLLVLGAGTLPFGTLFIELFFILSSIWLGRFYYVFGFLLIVLLLLVTVCAEVSVVLTYMHLCVEDWMWWWKAFYASGSVALYVFLYSINYLIFDLQSLSGPVSAILYLGYSLIMAVAIMLSTGTIGFLTSFYFVHYLFASVKID, encoded by the coding sequence ATGGCTTCCCCATTGATCTCAACAAGGAAATATTGGGGTTTTTTCATCTATGTCGTTCTCGTTTGTCATGCCAGTAATGGGTTTTATCTTCCTGGAAGCTACATGCATACATATTCACCATCTGATGAAATCTTCGTCAAAGTGAATTCATTGACTTCGATTGAAACTGAACTTCCATTCAGCTACTATAGTCTTCCTTACTGTAAGCCTCCAGGTGGAGTCAAGAAAAGTGCTGAGAATCTAGGAGAGTTGCTCATGGGAGATCAGATTGATAACTCCCCCTACAGATTTAGGATGAATGTCAATGAGTCTATTTACCTGTGTACTACTTCACCCCTAAATGAGCATGAGGTAAAGCTGTTGAAGCAGAGGACCCGTGATCTGTATCAGGTTAACATGATTCTCGATAATTTGCCTGCTTTGAGATATGCCAACCAAAATGGGCTCAAAATTCAGTGGACGGGGTTTCCAGTTGGCTACTCACCACAAAACAGTAACGATGATTACATAATCAACCACCTTAAATTCAGGGTTCTAATTCACGAGTACGAGGGTGCTGGAGTTCAGATAATTGGTActggtgaagaaggtatgggtGTCATTTCAGAGACTGATAAGAGTAAAGCGTCTGGTTTTGAGATTGTTGGTTTTGAGGTGGTTCCATGCAGTGTCAAGTATGAGCCAGAAAAGATGATAAAGCTCCATATGTATGACAACACTTCGTCAATAAATTGTCCACTGGATCTTGAAAAGTCTCAAATAATAAGAGAGCAAGAAAGAGTGTCTTTCACTTATGAGGTTGAATTTATTAAAAGTGATATTAGATGGCCATCTCGATGGGATGCTTATCTGAAGATGGATGGTGCCCGAGTCCATTGGTTCTCAATTCTCAACTCTTTGATGGTAATATTTTTCTTGGCTGGTATTGTTTTTGTTATCTTTTTGAGAACTGTTAGAAGGGATTTGACCAAGTATGAGGAACTGGATAAAGAGGCTCAGGCACAGATGAATGAGGAGCTTTCTGGTTGGAAGCTTGTGGTGGGTGATGTTTTTAGAGAGCCAAATCACTCGAAGTTACTATGTGTGATGATTGGAGATGGGGTTCAAATAACTGGAATGGCAGTTGTCACTATTGTTTTTGCTGCATTCGGTTTCATGTCACCAGCTTCACGAGGAATGCTGCTAACAGGCATGATATTGCTTTATCTTTTTCTGGGAATTGCTGCTGGTTACGTTAGTGTGCGTGCTTGGAGAACAATAAAGGGTACTTCCGAAGGTTGGAGATCTGTTTCATGGTCAACTGCATGCTTCTTTCCTGGGATAGTCTTTGTCATCCTCACTGTACTGAATTTCATCCTTTGGGGAAGCAGGAGCACTGGCGCACTCCCCATCTCATTGTATTTCATTCTCATATCGCTCTGGTTCTGTATTTCAGTGCCTCTCACCCTCTTGGGAGGATACCTCGGCACTCGAGCGGAGCCTATTTCATATCCTGTGCGGACTAACCAGATTCCTAGGGAGATCCCTGCACGCAAGTATCCCTCTTGGCTTCTTGTTCTTGGTGCTGGAACTCTGCCATTTGGAACCCTCTTTATTGAACTCTTCTTCATCCTCTCTAGTATTTGGCTTGGACGATTCTACTATGTTTTCGGTTTTCTGCTTATTGTCCTCCTCTTGTTGGTTACTGTTTGTGCTGAAGTTTCAGTTGTGCTCACTTATATGCATCTTTGTGTGGAGGACTGGATGTGGTGGTGGAAAGCATTCTATGCATCAGGTTCTGTTGCTCTATATGTGTTCCTGTACTCCATCAACTACTTGATTTTTGACCTTCAGAGCTTGAGTGGCCCAGTATCAGCTATACTTTACCTTGGCTACTCTTTGATAATGGCAGTCGCAATCATGCTTTCAACTGGCACTATTGGCTTCCTCACATCATTTTACTTTGTGCATTATCTTTTTGCATCAGTGAAGATTGACTGA
- the LOC132036804 gene encoding uncharacterized protein LOC132036804 isoform X1 → MKEEAISSSNHDPQFMPKSSSPPPIPTPAASSVGASSPAVPTNAGGTDWFAQAQGSKAASLSRIGSQPMWTSVSNSAGGSALGMSQPSCRPWERGDLLRRLSTFQPTNWFGKPKASSSLACARRGWVNVDVDTIECEACGANLRFVSSSIWTPDEADVAGEEFAKKLDEGHKATCPWRGNSCAESLVQFPPTPPSALIGGYKDRCDGLLQFPALPIVAASVIEHIRVSRSSEIDRLLAQSQAFGGMEPIFRLEIMSGTETNIEDVFLVYSRANKLISLCGWEPRWLPNIQDCEEHSAQSARSGYSIGPTKYHTTLQDFGHGENVLPSSKKKNYSKKETLGHRSKGESRSPLLDCSLCGATVRIWDFLTVVRPACFAPNSIDIPETSKKMALTRGVSAASGISGWVAADGVEKEQTGDLDEAATNEEGRSLSNIGVDLNLTMAGGLSSLQVNMDARPEQFQDVHKRGYPITGQPSSSELGGQAASYESRGPSSRKRNLEEGGSTVDRPLLPVQPADSVEGTVIDRDGDEVNDGSQYSAGPSKRPCQSDAFGTHHTSYGKDSSGAGPSLSLGFEIGTGAPKDDTFGRRHEQQIGMPSTRDSTHVSSVIAMDTVHSTDDSMESVENLPGDFDDVHFPSTSMLRSADPVETSELNYSNQAQQSTCPAVVRSAGEMGVSSTNDEEVVNADTATANVRDGPSFGISGGSIGMGASHEAEIHGTDASVHRADSIAGEVEAVAEITENQGQTGEFAPDPGLMGDYVPEEVDRGDPNGDSQDLTSRSVGRADSGSKIVGSAKAESVESGEKTCHMQPMLPNSPHPSLSCNAVVCSAHEASKEEVTQNNAPATDDCGFVESGYMLANATGPPIGESNYEEAVEFDPIKHHNFFCPWVNGNVAAAGCSSSGSSSSNTGAIALCGWQLTLDALDSFQSLGHVPVQTVESESAASLYKDVEKSLPQSSQTMAFVAFCPLFYNQFFMSEAKYLIQFFAG, encoded by the exons TTCTGTAGGGGCATCATCTCCTGCCGTTCCAACAAATGCTGGGGGCACAGATTGGTTTGCACAAGCCCAGGGTTCAAAAGCAGCTTCACTTTCCCGTATTGGTTCACAGCCCATGTGGACTTCAGTGAGCAATAGTGCTGGTGGTTCTGCTCTAGGAATGTCACAACCTTCATGTAGACCATGGGAAAGGGGTGATCTGTTGAGGCGTCTGTCCACTTTCCAACCCACAAACTGGTTTGGAAAGCCTAAG GCTTCAAGTTCACTGGCCTGTGCTAGAAGAGGCTGGGTGAATGTGGATGTTGATACAATTGAATGTGAAGCTTGTGGTGCTAATTTAAGATTTGTTTCTTCCTCAATATGGACCCCTGATGAAg CTGATGTTGCGGGGGAAGAATTTGCAAAGAAACTTGACGAAGGGCACAAGGCCACTTGTCCTTGGAGAGGAAACAGCTGTGCAGAAAGCTTGGTCCAGTTCCCTCCTACACCACCATCAGCCTTAATTGGTGGTTACAAGGATCGATGTGATGGATTACTTCAGTTTCCCGCACTTCCAATTGTGGCTGCATCTGTTATTGAGCACATCAGGGTCTCTCGAAGTTCAGAAATTGATCGCCTTCTGGCTCAGTCACAGGCTTTTGGTGGCATGGAACCCATCTTTAGGTTAGAGATTATGTCAGGAACTGAAACCAACATAGAAGATGTCTTCCTTGTATACTCTCGT GCCAATAAGTTGATAAGCCTGTGTGGATGGGAGCCAAGATGGCTTCCAAATATTCAAGACTGTGAAGAACATTCTGCTCAATCAGCTAGGAGTGGGTACTCCATCGGTCCCACAAAATATCACACTACTCTGCAAGATTTTGGCCATGGAGAAAATGTATTGCCttcttcaaagaaaaaaaattacagtaAGAAAGAAACTTTAGGTCACAGATCAAAAGGTGAATCTAGGTCGCCTTTATTAGATTGTAGTTTGTGTGGAGCCACCGTGAGAATCTGGGACTTCCTCACTGTTGTCCGTCCTGCTTGCTTTGCTCCTAATAGCATTGATATCCCTGAAACAAGCAAGAAGATGGCATTGACACGTGGAGTGAGTGCTGCTAGTGGAATCAGTGGATGGGTTGCTGCTGATGGTGTGGAGAAGGAACAGACAGGGGACCTTGATGAAGCTGCAACAAATGAAGAGGGAAGGTCTTTGTCAAATATAGGAGTAGATCTGAATCTCACAATGGCTGGTGGATTATCCTCTTTACAGGTGAACATGGATGCGAGGCCTGAACAATTCCAAGATGTCCATAAACGAGGATATCCCATTACTGGGCAACCTTCGAGCAGTGAGCTTGGTGGTCAAGCAGCTTCATATGAATCCCGAGGCCCTAGTTCTCGCAAACGAAACTTAGAGGAAGGTGGAAGCACAGTTGACAGGCCACTATTGCCGGTACAACCGGCCGATAGTGTTGAAGGCACTGTGATAGACCGTGATGGAGATGAAGTAAATGATGGTAGTCAGTACTCGGCTGGCCCATCAAAGCGTCCATGCCAGTCTGATGCCTTCGGGACCCACCATACCTCATATGGCAAGGATTCATCAGGTGCTGGTCCTAGCCTGTCACTTGGTTTTGAGATTGGTACAGGTGCTCCCAAAGATGATACCTTTGGCAGAAGACACGAACAGCAAATTGGTATGCCCTCTACTCGAGACTCAACACATGTTTCATCTGTCATTGCAATGGACACTGTTCACAGTACAGATGATTCAATGGAAAGTGTTGAGAATCTTCCCGGAGACTTTGATGATGTTCATTTCCCGTCTACATCTATGTTAAGAAGTGCAGATCCAGTGGAAACTTCAGAATTGAACTACAGTAATCAAGCACAACAGAGTACTTGCCCGGCTGTGGTCAGGAGTGCTGGTGAAATGGGTGTTAGTAGCACAAATGATGAAGAAGTTGTGAATGCTGATACTGCCACTGCCAATGTGAGGGATGGCCCTAGCTTCGGGATCAGTGGAGGAAGTATTGGAATGGGTGCTAGTCATGAAGCTGAAATCCATGGGACAGATGCTTCTGTGCACAGAGCAGATAGTATCGCTGGTGAGGTAGAAGCAGTTGCTGAAATTACTGAAAATCAGGGGCAAACAGGTGAATTTGCTCCAGATCCCGGGCTAATGGGTGACTATGTCCCTGAAGAAGTGGACCGTGGAGATCCTAATGGTGATAGTCAAGATCTGACATCTCGTTCAGTGGGAAGGGCTGATAGTGGCTCAAAAATTGTTGGCTCAGCCAAAGCAGAATCCGTTGAAAGCGGTGAAAAGACTTGTCACATGCAACCTATGCTCCCGAATAGTCCACACCCTTCTCTTTCTTGCAATGCTGTTGTATGTTCTGCCCATGAAGCATCCAAAGAAGAAGTTACCCAAAATAACGCACCAGCTACTGATGATTGTGGATTCGTCGAGTCAGGCTATATGCTTGCGAACGCGACAG GGCCTCCTATTGGAGAAAGCAACTATGAAGAAGCCGTTGAATTTGATCCAATTAAGCATCATAATTTTTTCTGTCCTTGGGTAAATGGAAATGTTGCTGCTGCTGGCTGCAGTAGTAGTGGCAGTTCCTCTTCCAACACTGGTGCTATTGCTCTCTGTGGGTGGCAGCTGACATTAGATGCTTTGGATTCTTTCCAGTCACTTGGACATGTTCCAGTCCAAACTGTTGAATCTGAATCAGCTGCATCTCTTTACAAG GATGTGGAAAAATCTCTTCCGCAGTCCTCCCAGACCATGGCGTTTGTTGCCTTTTGCCCATTGTTTTACAATCAATTCTTTATGTCTGAGGCCAAGTATCTGATACAATTTTTCGCAGGATGA
- the LOC132037272 gene encoding CASP-like protein 2A1, with the protein MKSANTAGSTPVRNREMEDENESSGSMRTVETMLRLLPMGLCVVALVIMLKNSQTTEYGSLSYSDLGTFRYLVHANGVCAGYSLLSAIVAAVPRPITMSRAWTFFLLDQILTYVILAAGAVSTEVVYLAYKGDTAVTWSESCVSFGGFCHKATASVSITFIVSLCYAGLSLLSSYRLFSKYDAPVGFYNNKGGIEIANY; encoded by the exons ATGAAAAGTGCTAATACGGCTGGAAGCACTCCAGTAAGAAATAGAGAaatggaagatgaaaatgaaagtagtgGCAGCATGCGAACGGTTGAGACTATGCTGCGTTTGTTGCCTATGGGGCTTTGTGTTGTGGCTCTTGTTATAATGCTCAAGAACTCACAAACTACTGAGTATGGTTCACTTTCCTACTCTGACCTTGGAACCTTCAG GTATTTAGTACATGCAAATGGTGTTTGTGCAGGCTATTCTCTTCTATCAGCAATAGTGGCAGCCGTACCTCGCCCTATAACCATGTCTAGAGCCTGGACTTTCTTCCTCCTTGATCAG ATACTGACATATGTAATACTGGCTGCTGGAGCTGTGTCAACGGAGGTGGTGTATCTGGCATATAAAGGCGACACAGCGGTTACATGGAGCGAATCATGTGTTTCATTTGGAGGTTTTTGCCACAAAGCCACAGCATCTGTGTCCATCACTTTCATAGTAAGCCTTTGCTATGCAGGGCTTTCACTGCTCTCGTCTTATCGGCTTTTCAGCAAATATGATGCACCAGTTGGGTTCTATAACAACAAGGGGGGAATTGAGATTGCTAACTACTGA
- the LOC132036804 gene encoding uncharacterized protein LOC132036804 isoform X2: MKEEAISSSNHDPQFMPKSSSPPPIPTPAASSVGASSPAVPTNAGGTDWFAQAQGSKAASLSRIGSQPMWTSVSNSAGGSALGMSQPSCRPWERGDLLRRLSTFQPTNWFGKPKASSSLACARRGWVNVDVDTIECEACGANLRFVSSSIWTPDEADVAGEEFAKKLDEGHKATCPWRGNSCAESLVQFPPTPPSALIGGYKDRCDGLLQFPALPIVAASVIEHIRVSRSSEIDRLLAQSQAFGGMEPIFRLEIMSGTETNIEDVFLVYSRANKLISLCGWEPRWLPNIQDCEEHSAQSARSGYSIGPTKYHTTLQDFGHGENVLPSSKKKNYSKKETLGHRSKGESRSPLLDCSLCGATVRIWDFLTVVRPACFAPNSIDIPETSKKMALTRGVSAASGISGWVAADGVEKEQTGDLDEAATNEEGRSLSNIGVDLNLTMAGGLSSLQVNMDARPEQFQDVHKRGYPITGQPSSSELGGQAASYESRGPSSRKRNLEEGGSTVDRPLLPVQPADSVEGTVIDRDGDEVNDGSQYSAGPSKRPCQSDAFGTHHTSYGKDSSGAGPSLSLGFEIGTGAPKDDTFGRRHEQQIGMPSTRDSTHVSSVIAMDTVHSTDDSMESVENLPGDFDDVHFPSTSMLRSADPVETSELNYSNQAQQSTCPAVVRSAGEMGVSSTNDEEVVNADTATANVRDGPSFGISGGSIGMGASHEAEIHGTDASVHRADSIAGEVEAVAEITENQGQTGEFAPDPGLMGDYVPEEVDRGDPNGDSQDLTSRSVGRADSGSKIVGSAKAESVESGEKTCHMQPMLPNSPHPSLSCNAVVCSAHEASKEEVTQNNAPATDDCGFVESGYMLANATGPPIGESNYEEAVEFDPIKHHNFFCPWVNGNVAAAGCSSSGSSSSNTGAIALCGWQLTLDALDSFQSLGHVPVQTVESESAASLYKDDHRAPGRKLLARHSFSKHHGHN, translated from the exons TTCTGTAGGGGCATCATCTCCTGCCGTTCCAACAAATGCTGGGGGCACAGATTGGTTTGCACAAGCCCAGGGTTCAAAAGCAGCTTCACTTTCCCGTATTGGTTCACAGCCCATGTGGACTTCAGTGAGCAATAGTGCTGGTGGTTCTGCTCTAGGAATGTCACAACCTTCATGTAGACCATGGGAAAGGGGTGATCTGTTGAGGCGTCTGTCCACTTTCCAACCCACAAACTGGTTTGGAAAGCCTAAG GCTTCAAGTTCACTGGCCTGTGCTAGAAGAGGCTGGGTGAATGTGGATGTTGATACAATTGAATGTGAAGCTTGTGGTGCTAATTTAAGATTTGTTTCTTCCTCAATATGGACCCCTGATGAAg CTGATGTTGCGGGGGAAGAATTTGCAAAGAAACTTGACGAAGGGCACAAGGCCACTTGTCCTTGGAGAGGAAACAGCTGTGCAGAAAGCTTGGTCCAGTTCCCTCCTACACCACCATCAGCCTTAATTGGTGGTTACAAGGATCGATGTGATGGATTACTTCAGTTTCCCGCACTTCCAATTGTGGCTGCATCTGTTATTGAGCACATCAGGGTCTCTCGAAGTTCAGAAATTGATCGCCTTCTGGCTCAGTCACAGGCTTTTGGTGGCATGGAACCCATCTTTAGGTTAGAGATTATGTCAGGAACTGAAACCAACATAGAAGATGTCTTCCTTGTATACTCTCGT GCCAATAAGTTGATAAGCCTGTGTGGATGGGAGCCAAGATGGCTTCCAAATATTCAAGACTGTGAAGAACATTCTGCTCAATCAGCTAGGAGTGGGTACTCCATCGGTCCCACAAAATATCACACTACTCTGCAAGATTTTGGCCATGGAGAAAATGTATTGCCttcttcaaagaaaaaaaattacagtaAGAAAGAAACTTTAGGTCACAGATCAAAAGGTGAATCTAGGTCGCCTTTATTAGATTGTAGTTTGTGTGGAGCCACCGTGAGAATCTGGGACTTCCTCACTGTTGTCCGTCCTGCTTGCTTTGCTCCTAATAGCATTGATATCCCTGAAACAAGCAAGAAGATGGCATTGACACGTGGAGTGAGTGCTGCTAGTGGAATCAGTGGATGGGTTGCTGCTGATGGTGTGGAGAAGGAACAGACAGGGGACCTTGATGAAGCTGCAACAAATGAAGAGGGAAGGTCTTTGTCAAATATAGGAGTAGATCTGAATCTCACAATGGCTGGTGGATTATCCTCTTTACAGGTGAACATGGATGCGAGGCCTGAACAATTCCAAGATGTCCATAAACGAGGATATCCCATTACTGGGCAACCTTCGAGCAGTGAGCTTGGTGGTCAAGCAGCTTCATATGAATCCCGAGGCCCTAGTTCTCGCAAACGAAACTTAGAGGAAGGTGGAAGCACAGTTGACAGGCCACTATTGCCGGTACAACCGGCCGATAGTGTTGAAGGCACTGTGATAGACCGTGATGGAGATGAAGTAAATGATGGTAGTCAGTACTCGGCTGGCCCATCAAAGCGTCCATGCCAGTCTGATGCCTTCGGGACCCACCATACCTCATATGGCAAGGATTCATCAGGTGCTGGTCCTAGCCTGTCACTTGGTTTTGAGATTGGTACAGGTGCTCCCAAAGATGATACCTTTGGCAGAAGACACGAACAGCAAATTGGTATGCCCTCTACTCGAGACTCAACACATGTTTCATCTGTCATTGCAATGGACACTGTTCACAGTACAGATGATTCAATGGAAAGTGTTGAGAATCTTCCCGGAGACTTTGATGATGTTCATTTCCCGTCTACATCTATGTTAAGAAGTGCAGATCCAGTGGAAACTTCAGAATTGAACTACAGTAATCAAGCACAACAGAGTACTTGCCCGGCTGTGGTCAGGAGTGCTGGTGAAATGGGTGTTAGTAGCACAAATGATGAAGAAGTTGTGAATGCTGATACTGCCACTGCCAATGTGAGGGATGGCCCTAGCTTCGGGATCAGTGGAGGAAGTATTGGAATGGGTGCTAGTCATGAAGCTGAAATCCATGGGACAGATGCTTCTGTGCACAGAGCAGATAGTATCGCTGGTGAGGTAGAAGCAGTTGCTGAAATTACTGAAAATCAGGGGCAAACAGGTGAATTTGCTCCAGATCCCGGGCTAATGGGTGACTATGTCCCTGAAGAAGTGGACCGTGGAGATCCTAATGGTGATAGTCAAGATCTGACATCTCGTTCAGTGGGAAGGGCTGATAGTGGCTCAAAAATTGTTGGCTCAGCCAAAGCAGAATCCGTTGAAAGCGGTGAAAAGACTTGTCACATGCAACCTATGCTCCCGAATAGTCCACACCCTTCTCTTTCTTGCAATGCTGTTGTATGTTCTGCCCATGAAGCATCCAAAGAAGAAGTTACCCAAAATAACGCACCAGCTACTGATGATTGTGGATTCGTCGAGTCAGGCTATATGCTTGCGAACGCGACAG GGCCTCCTATTGGAGAAAGCAACTATGAAGAAGCCGTTGAATTTGATCCAATTAAGCATCATAATTTTTTCTGTCCTTGGGTAAATGGAAATGTTGCTGCTGCTGGCTGCAGTAGTAGTGGCAGTTCCTCTTCCAACACTGGTGCTATTGCTCTCTGTGGGTGGCAGCTGACATTAGATGCTTTGGATTCTTTCCAGTCACTTGGACATGTTCCAGTCCAAACTGTTGAATCTGAATCAGCTGCATCTCTTTACAAG GATGATCATCGTGCACCAGGCAGGAAACTCTTGGCGCGCCACTCTTTTAGCAAACATCATGGGCATAACTGA